From a single Aspergillus puulaauensis MK2 DNA, chromosome 2, nearly complete sequence genomic region:
- a CDS encoding uncharacterized protein (COG:S;~EggNog:ENOG410PNX3;~InterPro:IPR029130;~PFAM:PF15508) has protein sequence MSFQGETPPTHRINLSLPPAQRYSALAHLYRPQLCALTSLFDDLVLGLFPESYLPRIKSLARLFLRRVYDGEETQELRGIADATGIEMYLVVALNVLLDLLMGCTSGAALSSSSFSPSSLSPTGEQGDAGDEKRMLHFRTLDWDMPALRQLVVKLEFVADDEEDSPVLATNITYVGFVGVLTGVRQGLSVSLNFRPNHDASSWVKQAKFYGSHLLVLLGFKRSIASVLRHVIIPSTTKKQAWLHPQGKQEAAHQLSLSEAVSRIIRIPSTACYLILCDGREAYVLEKDYKTTTVESSSSFIVATNSDRGADPQALDPSTQQEHRGASLTTGEPIAMVDLINDSIERRACMQAHWDIKVTEARQATRRALRAAQTRKDPLRRTRSSQRQTTTVSSSEAIATAASDDTLPDAEVTATLDEIVAWTTQFPTTNEMTHFSAVMDPVKGAVAWVRRYPEPLEDEWEMSNLE, from the coding sequence ATGTCTTTCCAAGGCGAAACACCCCCCACCCACCGCATCAACCTCTCACTCCCCCCTGCACAGCGCTACTCCGCGCTCGCACACCTCTACCGCCCCCAACTGTGCGCGCTGACTTCACTCTTCgacgacctcgtcctcggcctcTTCCCAGAATCGTATCTCCCGCGTATAAAATCGCTAGCGCGACTTTTTCTGCGCCGGGTCTACGATGGTGAAGAGACGCAGGAGTTGCGCGGGATCGCGGACGCGACGGGCATCGAGATGTACCTGGTGGTTGCACTGAATGTGCTCCTCGATTTGTTGATGGGGTGTACCAGTGGCGCTGCtttgtcttcatcatcatttTCGCCTTCCTCATTATCGCCAACAGGGGAACAGGGAGATGCAGGAGACGAAAAGAGAATGCTCCACTTCCGAACCCTAGACTGGGACATGCCGGCACTGCGCCAACTTGTTGTGAAACTGGAGTTCGTggccgacgatgaagaggatagCCCCGTGCTCGCGACAAACATCACATACGTGGGGTTTGTCGGTGTCCTTACCGGAGTCCGGCAGGGGCTCAGTGTCTCGCTGAACTTCCGGCCAAACCATGATGCTAGTTCGTGGGTGAAGCAGGCGAAGTTTTATGGGTCTCATTTGCTTGTTCTTCTCGGGTTCAAGAGGTCGATTGCTTCTGTACTGAGGCATGTGATCATTCCATCGACGACGAAAAAGCAGGCGTGGTTGCATCCGCAAGGCAAACAGGAGGCGGCGCACCAGCTTTCTCTATCTGAAGCAGTGTCAAGAATCATACGGATACCATCGACGGCTTGCTACCTGATACTGTGCGATGGGCGGGAGGCCTACGTGCTAGAGAAAGACTACAAGACAACGACAGTGGAATCTAGCTCTTCCTTCATTGTTGCTACAAACAGTGACCGCGGGGCGGACCCGCAGGCCCTTGACCCTTCCACGCAGCAGGAACATCGAGGCGCTTCGCTGACAACCGGGGAGCCAATCGCGATGGTTGATCTTATCAATGATAGCATCGAGAGACGGGCATGCATGCAGGCACACTGGGATATAAAGGTCACGGAGGCAAGACAGGCCACCCGGCGTGCCTTGCGAGCCGCACAAACTCGGAAGGATCCGTTGAGGCGAACCCGGTCTTCCCAGAGACAAACCACGACTGTTTCTTCCTCGGAAGCTATAGCAACAGCCGCGTCTGATGATACCCTGCCCGACGCGGAGGTCACGGCGACGCTAGATGAAATCGTGGCCTGGACAACGCAATTTCCAACCACGAATGAAATGACGCATTTTTCAGCGGTGATGGATCCTGTCAAGGGGGCTGTTGCCTGGGTTCGGCGGTACCCCGAGCCTTTGGAGGATGAATGGGAGATGTCTAACTTAGAGTAA
- the btgE gene encoding putative cell wall glucanase (Scw11) (COG:G;~EggNog:ENOG410PG24;~InterPro:IPR017853) → MRGAILATAAAFAGQAVADVHMRRHAHEGLHHRAFPATSPAVHSSSAVAEEECGCTTEVISYYGEPTTIPLSVPTSTVTSETTSTVESTSYSTVTVTATSSAPPAESPVETPSEAPVETPSEAPVETPSEAPVETPSETPAPTPEVTLPTPGLSTYTEPGTYTVPATTLTVSETTTVCGATSTELPSGTHTYGGVTTVVETATTVTCPYATVKPSGSTVTSVIETTTYVCPSAGTYTIAPTTTTVPDNTVVVYPTPATYTPGTYTNPGSTITVTNTDYTYVCPFTDGNEPTSAPATNTAVPTTTAPAQTTTAAASTTSSTATSVPTGASGNHMGMTFTLFHDDESCMSKSEVLDKIGALKEKGFSHVRVYDTQCGTLEKVGEACKTHGMKMILGVFTDGTEKQQVEEIAKWAQWDVVSLIVAENEAITGGSFQPAEVVGMIKKWKSTWEAAGYTGKVTIAEPIDVWLKYGDTLCPAVDILGANLHPFFNAEFSAAEAGELVGNQIRDLKQVCSGKDVINLETGWPNNGNANGKAIPSRSEQSTAIKALEKAVGDVSVFFSYTDDLWKLKQKGASGSAGNEFNVETHWGCFDQF, encoded by the exons ATGAGGGGTGCTATTCTGGCCACCGCGGCCGCCTTTGCCGGCCAGGCCGTTGCTGATGTCCACATGCGCCGTCACGCTCACGAGGGTCTGCACCACCGCGCCTTCCCCGCGACTTCTCCTGCCGTccactcttcttctgctgtcGCTGAGGAGGAGTGCGGCTGCACCACCGAGGTCATCTCCTACTATGGCGAGCCGACGA CCATCCCCCTCTCCGTTCCCACCAGCACCGTGACCTCGGAGACCACTTCCACCGTCGAGTCCACCAGCTACAGCACCGTCACGGTCACTGCGACTTCCTCTGCTCCCCCAGCTGAGAGCCCCGTCGAGACCCCCTCTGAGGCCCCTGTCGAGACTCCCTCTGAGGCCCCTGTCGAGACTCCCTCTGAGGCCCCTGTCGAGACTCCCTCCGAGACTCCCGCTCCTACCCCCGAGGTcactcttcccacccccgGCTTAAGCACCTACACCGAGCCTGGCACCTACACCGTGCCCGCTACCACCCTGACCGTCTCAGAGACGACCACTGTCTGCGGTGCCACCAGCACCGAGCTCCCCAGCGGTACCCACACCTACGGTGGTGTCACCACCGTCGTCGAGACTGCCACGACCGTCACTTGCCCCTACGCCACCGTCAAGCCTAGCGGCAGCACCGTCACCAGCGTCATCGAGACCACCACCTACGTCTGCCCCAGCGCTGGTACTTACACCATTGCccctaccaccaccaccgtgCCCGACAACACCGTTGTTGTGTACCCCACCCCGGCCACCTACACCCCCGGTACCTACACCAACCCTGGcagcaccatcaccgtcacCAACACTGACTACACCTACGTCTGCCCCTTCACCGACGGCAATGAGCCCACCAGCGCTCCTGCCACCAACACTGCTGTCCCCACTACCACTGCTCCGGCTCAGACCACCACTGCCGCCGCCAGCACCACCTCGTCTACTGCCACCAGTGTCCCGACCGGTGCCAGTGGTAACCACATGGGCATGACTTTCACTCTCTTCCACGACGACGAGAGCTGCATGTCCAAGTCTGAGGTCTTGGACAAGATTGGTGCTCTCAAGGAGAAGGGATTCTCCCACGTTCGCGTCTACGACACCCAGTGCGGCACTCTCGAGAAGGTCGGTGAGGCTTGCAAAACCCATGGTATGAAGATGATCCTTGGTGTCTTCACCGACGGCACCGAGAAGCAGCAggttgaggagattgccAAGTGGGCTCAATGGGACGTTGTCTCTCTCATTGTTGCTGAAAACGAGGCTATCACCGGCGGCTCCTTCCAGCCTGCTGAGGTCGTTGGCATGATTAAGAAGTGGAAGTCGACCTGGGAGGCTGCCGGCTACACTGGCAAGGTCACCATCGCCGAGCCCATCGACGTGTGGCTCAAGTACGGCGACACCCTTTGCCCCGCTGTTGACATCTTGGGTGCTAACCTCCACCCCTTCTTCAACGCGGAGTTCAGCGCCGCCGAGGCTGGTGAGCTGGTTGGCAACCAGATCCGTGACCTGAAGCAGGTCTGCTCTGGCAAGGATGTTATCAACCTTGAGACTGGTTGGCCCAACAACGGTAACGCGAACGGAAAGGCCATCCCCAGCAGGTCTGAACAGTCCACTGCTATCAAAGCCCTCGAAAAGGCCGTTGGTGACGTGTCTGTCTTCTTCTCGTACACTGATGACTTGTGGAAGCTCAAACAGAAGGGCGCGAGCGGGAGCGCGGGCAACGAGTTCAACGTCGAGACCCACTGGGGCTGCTTTGACCAGTTCTAA
- a CDS encoding uncharacterized protein (COG:H;~EggNog:ENOG410PH96;~InterPro:IPR001613,IPR036188,IPR002937;~PFAM:PF01266,PF13450,PF01593;~go_function: GO:0016491 - oxidoreductase activity [Evidence IEA];~go_process: GO:0055114 - oxidation-reduction process [Evidence IEA]) translates to MASSYSANLSHEGHTYSKKQGLVGGLHTYAVIKPEQKIRHAANNHVWDAIVIGSGYAGLIAARDLVKAGKKTILLEARDRIGGRTWSAEVDGTTYDMGGTWVSHVHGRLFSEMQRYGLKDAVTMTRTDGGGCSYFTLDTGSGSRRLSLQEASEKTARAWRVFINIDGNEGRDICPLPYSTLGNLRVSPERVREVDKLSCRDRIEQIKHQLSPDELALIESLVPHCGGGSVENIGFLEMLRAQALQGYSPETFEDIWTLYKIRDGQSALARRIFDDAVRLGLEYSFKSPIQSIVDRDGVVSVSTTGGKTFRAKRAVNTIPIAVLPSITFDPPLSPLRQEAIKIGQVDYLTKIHAEAEGDLRGLRGCTWPGDMLYIYGDGFCAGGKSTRLTSFAGDNRGKLDPLKEPERLETALKRFHHMEIKRVIFHDWVSDPYAKAGAAWYPAGFLTKYLAELQKRHGNVIMANADWASGWRSFIEGACEQGALAADVVMSEVGVTGANTD, encoded by the exons ATGGCTTCCTCCTACAGCGCTAATCTATCCCACGAGGGCCACACGTACTCTAAGAAACAGGGCTTAGTTGGCGGCCTCCACACTTATGCAGTCATCAAACCTGAACAAAAGATACGGCATGCTGCCAATAACCATGTCTGGGATGCCATCGTGATCGGCTCCGGCTACGCTGGGTTAATCGCCGCCAGGGATctcgtcaaggccg GCAAGAAGACCATCCTCCTAGAAGCCCGCGACCGCATAGGCGGGCGGACCTGGAGTGCAGAGGTCGACGGGACAACCTACGATATGGGAGGCACCTGGGTTTCGCACGTCCACGGCCGCTTATTCTCCGAGATGCAGCGCTACGGGCTCAAAGATGCCGTGACAATGACTCGcaccgacggcggcggctgcTCCTACTTCACGCTGGACACCGGTTCAGGCTCACGCAGACTCAGTCTCCAAGAAGCCAGCGAGAAGACCGCCAGGGCGTGGAGggtcttcatcaacatcgaCGGCAACGAAGGCCGCGACATCTGCCCACTGCCCTACTCGACCCTAGGCAACTTGCGCGTATCCCCCGAGCGAGTCCGAGAAGTCGACAAACTCTCCTGCCGCGACCGTATCGAACAGATCAAGCACCAATTGTCACCCGACGAGCTCGCCCTCATTGAGTCCCTTGTCCCccactgcggcggcggctctGTCGAGAACATCGGCTTCTTGGAGATGCTCCGCGCCCAGGCTCTCCAGGGCTACAGCCCCGAGACTTTCGAAGATATCTGGACTCTATACAAGATCCGCGACGGGCAGTCCGCGCTCGCGAGGCGTATATTCGACGACGCCGTCCGCCTCGGTCTTGAGTATTCATTCAAATCTCCCATCCAGTCCATCGTAGACAGAGACGGTGTCGTCTCCGTCTCGACAACCGGTGGTAAGACATTCCGCGCCAAACGCGCCGTCAacaccatccccatcgccgtGCTTCCATCCATCACCTTCGACCCCCCTCTCTCCCCGCTGCGCCAGGAGGCAATCAAAATCGGACAGGTAGACTACCTCACCAAGATCCACGCCGAGGCCGAAGGCGACCTCCGCGGTCTGCGCGGGTGTACCTGGCCCGGCGACATGCTGTACATCTACGGCGACGGGTTCTGCGCCGGTGGGAAATCAACCCGGCTTACTTCATTCGCTGGTGACAACAGAGGTAAACTCGATCCGCTCAAGGAGCCTGAGAGGCTGGAGACGGCGTTGAAGCGGTTCCACCATATGGAGATTAAGAGGGTTATCTTCCATGACTGGGTGTCGGATCCTTATGCCAAGGCTGGCGCTGCTTGGTATCCGGCTGGGTTTTTGACGAAGTATCTGgcggagctgcagaagaggcATGGGAATGTTATTATGGCCAATGCGGATTGGGCGTCTGGGTGGAGGTCGTTTATTGAGGGGGCTTGCGAGCAGGGGGCGCTTGCTGCTGATGTTGTGATGAGTGAGGTTGGGGTTACCGGTGCTAATACCGATTGA
- the coaT gene encoding acetyl-CoA hydrolase ACH1 (COG:C;~EggNog:ENOG410PIR1;~InterPro:IPR003702,IPR038460,IPR026888,IPR037171;~PFAM:PF02550,PF13336;~go_function: GO:0003986 - acetyl-CoA hydrolase activity [Evidence IEA];~go_function: GO:0008775 - acetate CoA-transferase activity [Evidence IEA];~go_process: GO:0006083 - acetate metabolic process [Evidence IEA];~go_process: GO:0019679 - propionate metabolic process, methylcitrate cycle [Evidence IEA]) yields MSVSNLLRSRVRRPSYLSKIAKAEDLVHHFPHGSYIGWSGFTGVGYPKKVPTALADHVEKNGLEGQLKYTLFVGASSGAETENRWARLNMIERRSPHQVGKEIAKGINNGQIKFFDKHLSMFPSDLTYGWYTLNKPKNRIDVAVIEASAITEDGGIIPGASVGASPELVQMADKVIIEVNTASPSFEGLHDISMSERPPNRKPYLIMQPEDRIGTPHIPVDPEKVVAIVESDYPDQTQPNAPEDEGSQAIASNLIEFLKHEVYHGRLPSNLLPIQSGIGNIANAVVGGLSKGGADFKNLKVWTEVLQDSFLDLFDSGNLDFATATSIRFSPDGFKRFYDNWEHYAGKLLLRSQQVSNSPEIIRRLGCIGMNTPVEVDIYAHANSTCVMGSRMLNGLGGSADFLRSSKYSIMHTPSVRPSKTDPTGVSCIVPFATHIDQTEHDLDVIVTEQGLADVRGLSPRERAQVIIKKCSHPDYTPILQDYLDRAEFECLKKGMGHEPHLLFQAFKMHQNLQEKGTMKISSWE; encoded by the exons ATGTCGGTTTCCAATCTCTTGAGGAGCCGTGTTAGACGGCCGTCGTACCTCAGCAAAATcgccaaggctgaggacCTCGTTCACCACTTCCCCCACGGCTCTTACATCGGCTGGTCCGGTTTCACTGGAGTTGGGTATCCTAA GAAAGTTCCCACGGCGTTGGCCGATCACGTTGAGAAGAATGGCCTCGAAGGCCAACTTAAGTACACACTGTTCGTCGGCGCTTCATCTGGCGCGGAGACAGAGAACCGCTGGGCTCGGTTGAACATGATCGAACGCCGAAGCCCTCACCAGGTCGGCAAGGAGATTGCCAAGGGGATCAACAACGGTCAGATCAAGTTCTTCGATAAACATCTCAGCATGTTCCCTTCAGATCTTACCTAC GGCTGGTATACTCTGAACAAGCCAAAGAACAGGATTGATGTCGCTGTCATTGAAGCTTCTGCCATCACAGAGGATGGTGGGATCATCCCCGGTGCCTCTGTTGGTGCGTCTCCAGAACTTGTGCAGATGGCGGACAAGGTCATTATTGAGGTCAACACCGCCAGTCCATCATTTGAGGGCCTGCACGATATTTCCATGAGCGAGCGCCCTCCCAACCGGAAGCCGTATCTCATTATGCAGCCTGAGGACCGTATTGGAACCCCTCACATCCCTGTTGACCCCGAGAAGGTTGTTGCCATCGTCGAGTCCGACTACCCCGACCAGACCCAGCCCAATGCCCCCGAGGATGAAGGTTCGCAGGCCATTGCCTCAAACCTGATTGAGTTCCTGAAGCACGAGGTGTACCACGGCCGTCTGCCCTCAAACCTTCTGCCCATCCAGTCCGGTATTGGAAACATTGCCAAcgctgttgttggcggtCTCAGCAAGGGGGGTGCAGACTTCAAGAATCTGAAGGTGTGGACGGAGGTGCTGCAGGATTCTTTCCTCGACCTCTTCGACAGTGGAAACCTCGACTTCGCCACGGCTACCTCCATCCGTTTCTCCCCAGACGGGTTCAAGCGCTTCTATGACAACTGGGAGCACTATGCCGGAAAGCTCCTCCTGCGCTCCCAGCAGGTTTCCAACTCTCCCGAGATCATCCGCCGACTTGGCTGTATCGGCATGAACACCCCCGTTGAAGTTGACATCTACGCCCACGCCAACAGTACCTGCGTGATGGGATCTAGGATGCTCAACGGTCTTGGTGGATCCGCCGATTTCCTCCGTAGCTCCAAGTACAGTATCATGCACACGCCTAGCGTGCGCCCTTCCAAGACGGACCCCACTGGTGTCTCTTGCATTGTGCCTTTCGCAACGCACATTGACCAGACTGAACACGATCTCGACGTTATTGTTACCGAGCAG GGCTTGGCTGATGTCCGTGGCCTCTCTCCTCGCGAGCGTGCCCAAGTCATTATCAAGAAGTGTTCTCACCCCGATTACACCCCCATCCTGCAGGATTACCTCGACCGCGCCGAATTCGAATGCCTGAAGAAGGGCATGGGTCACGAGCCCCACCTACTCTTCCAGGCCTTCAAGATGCACCAGAACTTGCAGGAGAAGGGCACCATGAAGATTTCCAGCTGGGAGTAA
- a CDS encoding aegerolysin family protein (COG:S;~EggNog:ENOG410Q2ZQ;~InterPro:IPR009413;~PFAM:PF06355;~go_process: GO:0019836 - hemolysis by symbiont of host erythrocytes [Evidence IEA]): MEPSDPLDSQWISIHIRDHIEDRDINIRDSLVTPGDFHSPDDANKALTESMIDKMTIPGGGLGEVCATGRRGSEGWLDLFDGEKKICELHWDNRLGRYWNDFEVLDPDEAYKVECSGWSSTQGPLGHVFIDVSEAKKKEALKEKELGGLRVLEHAGDVGVDKTGE, from the exons ATGGAGCCCTCTGACCCCCTCGACTCCCAATGGATCTCTATCCACATCCGCGACCACATTGAGGATCGTGATATCAACATCCGTGACTCGCTCGTCACTCC TGGCGACTTCCACTCCCCCGATGACGCCAACAAGGCACTCACAGAATCCATGATCGACAAAATGACCATCCCCGGCGGCGGACTCGGCGAAGTCTGCGCGACCGGCCGCCGCGGCAGCGAGGGCTGGCTCGATCTCttcgatggcgagaagaagatctgcGAGCTGCACTGGGACAACCGGCTGGGCCGATACTGGAATGACTTTGAAGTCCTGGATCCCGACGAGGCGTATAAGGTTGAGTGTTCCGGATGGAGTAGTACGCAGGGCCCTCTTGGCCATGTCTTTATTGATGTGAgtgaggcgaagaagaaggaggcgttgaaggaaaaggaatTGGGTGGCCTCAGGGTCTTGGAGcatgctggtgatgttgggGTGGACAAGACTGGGGAGTAG
- a CDS encoding uncharacterized protein (SECRETED:SignalP(1-20)), with protein sequence MQFFTVFSAILATMVGVSTASPSAKISCLAQGNNVESSPCSNSTLGSNSCCTPLWCGADLKCHPQGLEN encoded by the exons ATGCAATTCTTCACCGTCTTCTCTGCCATCCTCGCCACCATGGTGGGCGTTTCGACCGCGAGCCCGAGCGCTAAGATCAGCTGCCTCGCT CAAGGCAACAACGTCGAAAGCAGCCCATGCAGTAACTCAACTCTCGGCTCAAATTCGTGCTGCACCCCGCTGTGGTGTGGCGCCGACTTG AAATGCCACCCCCAGGGCCTCGAGAACTAA
- a CDS encoding uncharacterized protein (COG:S;~EggNog:ENOG410Q28M), with product MTETKTQSTSNSRLQNDFGADLWVRKSTTPTRHATAGRGLFAGLQDTKSYNVDSGWAKRTHDESTGLFGWLYNRIFGGGYRPPE from the exons atgacAGAAACAAAGACACAATCAACGTCAAACTCCCGTCTGCAAAATGACTTCGGAGCTGACCTTTGGGTTCGCAAGTCGACTACTCCTACTCGG CACGCAACAGCAGGCAGAGGCCTCTTCGCCGGACTCCAGGACACAAAGAGCTACAACGTCGACAGCGGCTGGGCCAAGCGTACCCATGACGAATCAACAGGCCTTTTCGGATGGCTGTACAACCG TATATTCGGCGGAGGTTACCGGCCCCCAGAGTAA
- a CDS encoding uncharacterized protein (COG:M;~EggNog:ENOG410PXIQ;~InterPro:IPR003333,IPR029063;~PFAM:PF13649,PF08242,PF02353,PF08241,PF13489;~go_process: GO:0008610 - lipid biosynthetic process [Evidence IEA]), translating to MTELGVGEAYITGEIDVEGDIGALFGARQKLRKKVPLRQKIRFLYDYARTATKMNSQAIISHYNRGDDLYHTFIDKQFRFYSHGLFKHADETIEQASRNKLDTMWDRLGLQPGMHILDIGGGWGGVTQYCGPRGVHVTTLTLAPDGARYIQRLIEEQNLPGAVYLQDFLAHKPDQPYDHAVSFGVIEHLPEYRRFARTVYDVLKPGGRIYFDGSAALTKYAVSPFTRRYIWQGTHTFMTVQDVMGELLLHGFEVVEVERETRDYEYTIAEWARRLDAARDDIVVEWGEQTYRVFRIFLWGGAHAFRTNALQAYHILAERTEELGPRPGTARRVVQFLGNLR from the coding sequence ATGACGGagctcggcgtcggcgaagCCTACATCACCGGCGAAATCGACGTCGAAGGCGACATAGGCGCTCTCTTCGGCGCCCGTCAGAAGCTCCGCAAGAAAGTCCCTCTACGCCAAAAGATCCGGTTCCTATACGACTACGCCCGGACTGCAACAAAGATGAACTCGCAAGCCATCATCTCGCACTACAACCGCGGCGACGACCTGTACCACACCTTCATCGACAAGCAATTCCGCTTCTACTCGCACGGCCTCTTCAAACACGCCGACGAAACAATCGAACAGGCATCCCGCAATAAACTCGACACGATGTGGGACCGCCTCGGCCTGCAACCGGGCATGCACATCCTCGacatcggcggcggctggGGCGGCGTCACGCAGTACTGCGGTCCTCGTGGTGTACACGTCACAACGCTCACCCTCGCCCCAGACGGCGCACGCTACATCCAGCGTCTCATCGAGGAACAGAATCTCCCTGGCGCCGTCTACCTGCAGGACTTTCTCGCCCATAAACCCGACCAGCCATACGACCACGCTGTCTCCTTCGGCGTCATCGAACACCTCCCTGAATACCGCCGTTTCGCGCGCACCGTCTACGACGTCCTCAAGCCCGGCGGCCGCATCTACTTCGACGGCTCCGCAGCACTGACCAAGTATGCCGTTAGCCCGTTCACGCGTAGGTATATCTGGCAGGGCACGCACACGTTTATGACAGTGCAGGACGTGATGGGCGAGCTACTGCTCCACGGGTTCGAGGTCGTGGAGGTGGAAAGAGAAACGCGCGACTATGAATATACGATTGCGGAGTGGGCGAGGCGTCTTGATGCGGCGAGGGACGATATCGTGGTCGAATGGGGCGAGCAGACGTATCGTGTTTTCCGAATTTTCCTCTGGGGTGGTGCTCATGCGTTTAGGACGAATGCGCTGCAGGCTTATCACATTCTGGCTGAGCGGACGGAGGAGCTGGGCCCGAGGCCAGGGACTGCTAGGAGGGTTGTGCAGTTTTTGGGGAACTTGCGTTAG
- a CDS encoding RidA family protein (COG:S;~EggNog:ENOG410QE8I;~InterPro:IPR006175,IPR035959;~PFAM:PF01042), whose product MPSISYQTIPGPVGDILKNASLSTTATIPVSPTTSLVFTTSHIGLDLETGVLVNETAAAEFKAIFNCLDAALRNAGVSAGLKQAFKVVSYLVNAEDEGVMQRVWKEMYPGHAPTWTLVIVKEINVPGMRAEMTAEAALFHS is encoded by the coding sequence ATGCCCTCAATATCATACCAAACCATCCCCGGCCCCGTCGGCGACATCCTAAAAAATGCCTCTCTCTCCACAACTGCAACAATCCCTGTCTCACCGACTACATCGCTAGTCTTCACAACCAGCCACATCGGGCTGGACCTGGAGACCGGGGTGCTGGTGAACGAGACAGCCGCCGCTGAATTCAAAGCCATATTTAACTGTCTGGACGCGGCGCTACGAAATGCGGGAGTTTCAGCGGGCTTAAAGCAGGCGTTTAAAGTCGTGAGTTACTTGGTGAATGCCGAAGATGAGGGGGTTATGCAGCGCGtgtggaaggagatgtaCCCTGGCCATGCACCGACCTGGACGCTGGTTATTGTCAAGGAGATTAATGTTCCTGGTATGAGGGCTGAGATGACGGCTGAGGCTGCGTTGTTTCATTCTTAG
- a CDS encoding oxidoreductase, short chain dehydrogenase/reductase family (COG:Q;~EggNog:ENOG410PPD6;~InterPro:IPR036291,IPR002347;~PFAM:PF13561;~go_process: GO:0055114 - oxidation-reduction process [Evidence IEA]), with translation MSNFISTTKLHNTRVLLIGGTSGIGFAVARASLEHGASVILASSSPEKVQTAIDRLKALYPEEPYVSRIAGKPCDLGNDETVEDNIVSLFKYATAKDLFGASEGGGAGDGIVPINHIVLTAGTMPRNLPPTDPGVDVAYLRSLNTVRFIGGALVAKHAPTYLPSPASASSSITYTSGGLISRPRPGMALGIAGGAAAEGLARGLAVDLAPVRVNVVSLGPVKTELFDLFGDEKTVEGVLESFGKETLLGSVGVPGDAAETYLGLMRDNFVTGTIVRSDGGFTLKKF, from the coding sequence ATGTCCAACTTCATCTCAACCACAAAACTCCACAACACCCGCGTGCTCCTAATCGGAGGAACATCAGGTATCGGATTTGCCGTCGCCAGAGCCTCCCTCGAGCACGGCGCCTCGGTGATCCTCGCCTCATCCAGCCCCGAAAAGGTCCAAACCGCCATAGACAGACTCAAGGCGCTCTACCCCGAGGAACCCTACGTCTCGCGCATCGCAGGGAAGCCGTGCGACTTGGGCAACGATGAAACGGTTGAAGATAACATCGTGAGCCTGTTCAAATATGCCACGGCGAAGGATCTCTTCGGTGCATCAGAGggcggtggtgctggtgacgGTATAGTCCCAATCAACCATATAGTTCTCACAGCAGGCACAATGCCACGCAACCTACCACCCACAGACCCCGGTGTGGACGTCGCCTATCTCCGCTCCCTAAATACCGTGCGGTTCATTGGGGGTGCTCTCGTCGCGAAACACGCGCCGACGTATCTGCCCTCGCCGGCCTCGGCGTCCAGCTCCATAACCTACACATCGGGCGGTCTGATCTCGCGGCCTAGACCTGGGATGGCGCTTGGGATTGCGGGTGGTGCGGCTGCTGAGGGGCTGGCGAGGGGGCTGGCTGTTGATTTGGCGCCGGTGAGGGTGAATGTTGTTTCGCTTGGTCCTGTGAAGACCGAGCTGTTTGATTTGTTTGGAGATGAGAAGACTGTTGAAGGGGTTTTGGAGTCGTTTGGGAAGGAGACGCTCCTTGGGAGTGTGGGGGTGCCGGGGGATGCGGCGGAGACGTACTTGGGATTGATGAGGGATAATTTTGTTACGGGGACGATTGTGAGGAGCGATGGTGGGTTTACATTGAAGAAGTTTTAG